A genomic window from Glycine max cultivar Williams 82 chromosome 17, Glycine_max_v4.0, whole genome shotgun sequence includes:
- the LOC100776119 gene encoding kinesin-related protein 12, translating to MSRCFPFPPPGYRARGDALIESIKLREEMEKAEKDRKEKREKKREKKEKKMEKKEKKKEKKEKKERRKEEKEIKLKEGTATTSHGTDDGKKFKLISKLKETKADGKLQKGEDCENEQLERSGITEEFDQPVTSVEPCCLSDSTQSSKRKRSSPQLTHDHGPAIKIRLPLRKHREPEETKSKSKLQLGSSSGSVGAIADSFTKTTLASDPQSQCLRITEPKRVLGNSDSRHGKAMLNSVHGDAVVTKNNLVSDRQSQQRLMITEPKRVIGNSDSRHVKAMLNSVHGDAVVTKNTLVSDRQSQQRLMITEPKRVLGNSDLRHGKAMLNSAHGDAVVTKNTLVSDRQSQQRLMITEPKQVRGRADSRHGQAKQNLVHGDAMVTKNPIGSDQCLRITELKRVLGNSDSRNCKLKQNSVHGDAVVTKNTLGSDRQLKSVKITEPKCVTGNSDSKHCKALHNWVHGDAMVTDNAVADVIDTAVDDGIQKVGSLYKSLLQIPPLTYDALDSVDEDWLFSSEPTEARPVSKKQKFDSDVFQLSNSMWPRAQYLPEVEIYALPYAVPF from the exons CTCCGAGAGGAGATGGAGAAAGCAGAGAAGGACCGGAAGGAGAAGAGGGAGAAGAAGAGggagaagaaagagaagaaaatggaaaagaaagagaagaaaaaggagaagaaggaaaagaaagagagaaggaaagaggagaaagaaattaaacttaaagAAGGAACAGCAACAACCTCTCATGGCACTGATGATGGCAAAAAGTTCAAGCTCATCAGCAAATTGAAGGAAACCAAAGCAGATGGGAAGTTGCAAAAGGGTGAAGACTGTGAGAATGAACAACTTGAGAGGAGTGGGATTACAGAGGAATTTGACCAACCTGTTACTTCTGTGGAGCCTTGCTGTTTGTCTGACAGTACTCAAAGCAGCAAGAGAAAAAGGAGCTCCCCACAATTAACTCATGATCATG GACCTGCTATTAAAATTCGACTTCCTTTGAGGAAGCATAGAGAACCTGAAGAAACGAAATCCAAATCTAAATTACAATTGGGGTCTTCTTCTGGAAGTGTGGGGGCAATTGCAGATTCCTTCACTAAAACTACCCTTGCAAGTGATCCTCAGTCACAATGTCTCAGGATTACAGAGCCAAAACGGGTTCTTGGAAACTCTGATTCTAGACATGGCAAAGCTATGCTGAATTCAGTTCATGGAGATGCTGTGGTCACTAAGAATAATCTTGTAAGTGATCGTCAGTCACAACAACGTCTGATGATTACAGAGCCCAAACGGGTTATTGGAAACTCTGATTCTAGACATGTCAAAGCGATGCTGAATTCAGTTCATGGAGATGCTGTGGTCACTAAGAATACTCTTGTAAGTGATCGTCAGTCACAACAACGTCTAATGATTACAGAGCCCAAACGGGTTCTTGGAAACTCTGATTTAAGACATGGCAAAGCGATGCTGAATTCAGCTCATGGAGATGCTGTGGTCACTAAGAATACTCTTGTAAGTGATCGTCAGTCACAACAACGTCTAATGATTACAGAGCCCAAACAGGTTCGTGGAAGGGCTGATTCTAGACATGGTCAAGCGAAGCAGAATTTAGTTCATGGAGATGCTATGGTCACTAAAAATCCCATTGGAAGTGATCAATGTCTCAGGATTACAGAGCTGAAACGGGTTCTTGGAAATTCTGATTCTAGAAACTGCAAATTGAAGCAGAATTCAGTTCATGGAGATGCTGTGGTCACCAAAAATACACTTGGAAGTGATCGTCAGTTGAAAAGTGTCAAGATTACAGAGCCCAAATGTGTTACTGGAAACTCTGATTCTAAACATTGCAAAGCGTTGCATAATTGGGTTCATGGAGATGCTATGGTCACAGATAATGCAGTTGCTGATGTCATAGATACTGCAGTTGATGATGGAATTCAAAAAGTGGGATCTTTGTACAAGTCTTTGTTACAGATTCCTCCACTAACGTATGATGCATTGGACTCAGTAGATGAAGATTGGTTATTTAGTTCGGAACCGACAGAGGCAAGGCCCGTCTCAAAGAAACAGAAGTTTGATTCTGATGTCTTTCAGCTTTCAAATTCTATGTGGCCTCGTGCACAATACTTGCCTGAGGTCGAAATATACGCGTTGCCATACGCAGTtccattttga